A stretch of Candidatus Sulfotelmatobacter sp. DNA encodes these proteins:
- a CDS encoding GNAT family N-acetyltransferase → MLEIENARPADAEPFWNRYDRDWRSELWNFRVVWHEQSHDVLARDGDEIAGALRLHVAASLGTIAALYVLPNRRRSGIGRLLLSRAEELSNYYNCHKVTAAVFHDRDAQRFFVACGYHVEAVLPQHTFKLDVALVRKFLL, encoded by the coding sequence TTGCTTGAGATCGAGAACGCGCGCCCGGCCGACGCCGAACCGTTCTGGAACCGCTACGATCGCGACTGGCGCAGCGAGCTGTGGAACTTTCGCGTCGTCTGGCACGAACAGTCGCACGACGTGCTGGCCCGCGACGGCGACGAGATCGCCGGCGCGCTGCGGCTGCACGTCGCCGCCTCGCTGGGGACGATCGCCGCGCTCTACGTGCTGCCGAACCGGCGCCGGAGCGGCATCGGCCGGCTCCTGCTCTCACGCGCCGAGGAGCTCTCGAACTACTACAACTGCCACAAGGTGACGGCCGCGGTCTTTCACGACCGCGACGCGCAGCGGTTTTTCGTCGCCTGCGGCTACCACGTCGAGGCGGTGCTGCCGCAGCACACGTTCAAGCTCGACGTCGCACTCGTTCGAAAGTTCTTGCTCTGA
- a CDS encoding MBL fold metallo-hydrolase: MVSLRFLGTGGARWVVAKQIRSSGGFWLHADGTNVHVDPGPGALVRALGAVPPCDPATLDAIVLSHKHLDHSGDVNAMIEAMCQGGWRPRGALCAPLDALDAGQQPVVFPYARKFVPREWVVTAHGGPFEVGAVAMRASLQLQHPVEAYGLHFTTSAGTVSYLPCTRYFEDILADYRAHAPAVLIMNVLRYRDSMDVDHLTYDDARTLIEGIKPGVAIMSHFGTRMLERDPRRLAYDLEDATGVKTFAAYDGWTYDVA, encoded by the coding sequence GTGGTTTCGTTGCGGTTTTTAGGGACCGGCGGCGCGCGCTGGGTCGTCGCCAAGCAGATTCGCTCGTCGGGCGGGTTCTGGCTGCACGCCGACGGGACCAACGTGCACGTCGACCCCGGGCCGGGCGCGCTGGTCCGCGCGCTGGGCGCCGTGCCGCCGTGCGATCCGGCGACGCTCGATGCGATCGTGCTCTCGCACAAGCACCTCGACCACAGCGGCGACGTCAACGCGATGATCGAGGCGATGTGCCAAGGCGGGTGGCGACCGCGCGGCGCGCTGTGCGCCCCGCTCGACGCGCTCGACGCCGGGCAGCAGCCGGTCGTGTTTCCGTACGCGCGCAAGTTCGTGCCACGCGAGTGGGTCGTGACCGCGCACGGCGGCCCGTTCGAAGTCGGCGCGGTGGCGATGCGCGCCTCGTTGCAGCTGCAGCATCCCGTCGAAGCCTACGGCCTGCACTTCACCACCTCGGCCGGGACGGTCTCGTACTTGCCGTGCACGCGGTACTTCGAGGACATCCTCGCCGACTACCGCGCCCACGCGCCGGCCGTGCTGATCATGAACGTGCTGCGCTACCGCGACTCGATGGACGTCGACCATCTGACGTACGACGACGCGCGCACGCTGATCGAGGGGATCAAGCCGGGCGTCGCGATCATGTCGCACTTCGGCACCCGCATGCTCGAGCGCGACCCGCGCCGGCTGGCCTACGACCTCGAGGACGCCACCGGCGTCAAGACGTTCGCGGCGTACGACGGCTGGACGTACGACGTTGCTTGA
- a CDS encoding DUF4097 family beta strand repeat-containing protein, giving the protein MDVLRTRAARWIAAGLGLLLLALGKLAPAGADSNTLLLTNQPVVVILLAGHGNDVTVRTWDRPFVQIDDPDNATTITRTAAVWGTPRFPLTARLPPFRYVERQDGQIVGNGLMPPEDFPLSGFRAGAHDVVRIRALTAAHVTVMVPPETGYLDIRSNGGSTTIDGYHGADLFIRQSYGQIHVGDAATTAYFELQNGLVQLSDDDFSRVRVRANAARVVFERCRSTQIEATTVSGSIVYDGGSFEPGLARFESESGAIALGVNAGAQLVAHSQDGRVFTRFDQPAQVTQRGESDAAATIGGGGALVNAISQRGNVYLYDGALNDHRNLGPEWRPAHQAFRRPAAMAQPGFQRPPPMLQRPPLYQHLRRYAPARPALRARTFERVRRRA; this is encoded by the coding sequence GTGGACGTCCTCCGGACCCGAGCCGCGCGGTGGATCGCCGCGGGGCTCGGCCTGTTGTTGCTTGCGCTGGGGAAGCTCGCGCCCGCGGGCGCGGACTCCAACACCCTGCTGCTTACCAACCAGCCGGTCGTCGTCATCCTGCTGGCCGGACACGGCAACGACGTCACGGTGCGCACCTGGGACCGGCCCTTCGTCCAGATCGACGACCCCGACAACGCGACCACCATCACCCGGACCGCGGCGGTCTGGGGGACGCCGCGCTTTCCGCTGACCGCGCGCTTGCCGCCCTTCCGCTACGTCGAGCGCCAGGACGGCCAGATCGTCGGCAACGGGCTGATGCCGCCCGAAGACTTCCCGCTCTCCGGCTTCCGCGCCGGAGCGCACGACGTGGTCCGGATTCGCGCCCTGACCGCCGCGCACGTGACGGTGATGGTCCCGCCCGAGACCGGCTACCTCGACATCCGCTCGAACGGCGGCTCGACGACGATCGACGGCTATCACGGCGCCGACCTGTTCATCCGGCAGTCGTACGGGCAGATCCACGTCGGCGACGCCGCGACGACCGCGTACTTCGAGCTGCAGAACGGATTGGTCCAGCTCAGCGACGACGACTTCTCGCGCGTGCGCGTGCGTGCCAATGCCGCCCGCGTCGTGTTCGAGCGCTGCCGGTCGACGCAGATCGAGGCGACGACGGTCAGCGGCTCGATCGTCTACGACGGCGGCAGCTTCGAGCCGGGACTGGCGCGCTTCGAGTCGGAGAGCGGCGCGATCGCGCTGGGCGTCAACGCGGGGGCGCAATTGGTCGCGCACTCGCAGGACGGCCGCGTCTTCACCCGCTTCGATCAGCCGGCGCAAGTCACGCAGCGCGGCGAGAGCGACGCGGCGGCGACCATCGGCGGCGGCGGCGCGCTGGTCAACGCGATCAGCCAGCGCGGCAACGTCTACCTGTACGACGGCGCGCTGAACGACCACCGTAACCTGGGCCCCGAGTGGCGCCCGGCGCACCAAGCCTTCCGCCGCCCGGCGGCGATGGCGCAGCCCGGCTTCCAGCGGCCGCCGCCGATGCTGCAGCGGCCGCCGCTCTACCAGCACCTGCGCCGCTACGCGCCCGCGCGGCCCGCGCTCAGAGCAAGAACTTTCGAACGAGTGCGACGTCGAGCTTGA
- a CDS encoding multicopper oxidase family protein produces MRSHHLRRFGALLVAFGLVACGGGGGGSATPPLGGSSGTGPPPLPVIPEVTSVNGVAALTLTAQFDQDARPAFFYNGIEVAPTIRVSPGDTIKIHFINDLPAFCAPGVATDSNLHFHGFTTSPNQPSDDVIDILTPPGGSYDYTVQVNPDQPPGLYWYHTHPHGLSSWEVGNGMAGAIVVEGIANYVPATAGLRERVIILRDVPNDSSLAAGESARLRRIAFARRSPSDDDESGGNSCAPETDATPTINGLQQASIGIRPGETELFRVVNASGHRHFDLSFNGQPITIVAQDGVPISTYPGAPQTIVQTDVVVPPAGRVEFLVQGKGRPTPIVSKCFNSGPAGDLDPQITLGQLADDSTWSNPDNTTTQQRVRKPIAGLRRSQYYATTMPPPAQQRTVTFTEDANGFYLNGQQYSPSSAPMFVAQHGTTEEWNLVNASGEVHDFHIHQVHFIIESVNGVPVANPHWFDTIVLPPEGVGVQGQLIPSQTKVLLDFRDPVIVGTFVFHCHILDHEDGGMMAKIQVQ; encoded by the coding sequence ATGCGCTCGCACCATCTGCGCCGGTTCGGCGCCTTGCTCGTCGCGTTCGGACTCGTCGCCTGCGGCGGCGGGGGCGGCGGTTCCGCGACGCCGCCGCTCGGCGGCTCGAGCGGTACCGGGCCGCCGCCGCTGCCGGTGATCCCGGAAGTCACCAGCGTCAACGGCGTCGCCGCGCTGACGCTGACGGCGCAGTTCGACCAGGACGCGCGGCCGGCGTTCTTCTACAACGGCATCGAGGTCGCGCCGACGATCCGCGTCTCGCCCGGCGACACGATCAAGATCCACTTCATCAACGACTTGCCGGCGTTCTGCGCGCCGGGCGTCGCCACCGACAGCAACCTGCACTTCCACGGCTTCACCACCTCGCCGAATCAGCCCAGCGACGACGTCATCGACATCCTCACGCCGCCCGGCGGCAGCTACGACTACACGGTGCAGGTCAACCCCGATCAGCCGCCGGGTCTGTATTGGTATCACACCCACCCGCACGGGCTCTCGTCGTGGGAGGTCGGCAACGGGATGGCCGGCGCGATCGTCGTCGAGGGAATCGCGAACTACGTGCCCGCGACGGCCGGCCTGCGCGAGCGCGTCATCATCCTGCGCGACGTCCCCAACGACAGCTCGCTGGCGGCCGGTGAATCGGCCCGCCTGCGCCGCATCGCGTTCGCGCGCCGCTCGCCGAGCGACGACGACGAGTCGGGCGGCAACTCGTGCGCGCCGGAAACCGACGCCACCCCGACCATCAACGGGCTGCAGCAAGCCTCGATCGGGATTCGTCCCGGCGAGACGGAGCTGTTCCGCGTCGTCAACGCGTCGGGCCACCGCCACTTCGACCTCTCGTTCAACGGGCAACCGATCACGATCGTGGCGCAAGACGGCGTGCCGATCTCGACCTATCCCGGCGCGCCGCAGACGATCGTGCAAACCGACGTCGTCGTCCCGCCCGCCGGCCGCGTCGAGTTCCTCGTCCAAGGGAAGGGCAGGCCGACGCCGATCGTCTCGAAGTGCTTCAACTCGGGTCCGGCCGGCGACCTCGATCCGCAGATCACGCTCGGCCAGCTCGCCGACGACTCGACCTGGTCGAATCCGGACAACACGACCACGCAGCAGCGCGTGCGCAAGCCGATCGCGGGCCTGCGGCGTTCGCAGTACTACGCGACGACGATGCCGCCGCCGGCGCAGCAGCGCACCGTCACCTTCACCGAGGACGCCAACGGCTTCTACCTCAACGGACAGCAGTACAGCCCCTCGTCCGCACCGATGTTCGTCGCGCAGCACGGGACGACCGAGGAGTGGAACCTGGTCAACGCGAGCGGCGAAGTCCACGACTTCCACATCCACCAGGTGCATTTCATCATCGAGAGCGTCAACGGCGTGCCGGTGGCGAATCCGCACTGGTTCGACACGATCGTGCTGCCGCCGGAGGGGGTGGGCGTGCAAGGACAGCTGATCCCCTCGCAGACCAAGGTGCTGCTCGACTTCCGCGATCCGGTTATCGTCGGCACGTTCGTCTTTCACTGCCACATCCTCGATCACGAAGACGGTGGGATGATGGCGAAGATTCAGGTCCAGTGA